In Chryseobacterium oranimense, a single window of DNA contains:
- a CDS encoding cyanophycinase, with product MKPVGKLIIIGGAVNKGSFAETDFDQNIEKNLNFFERGILRKIINESKLKEDSVIEIVTTASQIPQIVGTEYKKAFEFLGARNVNILDIHNREEANSDAMAARANAADVVMFTGGDQLRLTSILGGTRFHDTILLKYQEQDFIYSGTSAGAAAASENMIYQGSSSESLLKGEIKTTQGLGLIDNVIIDTHFVQRGRIGRLFQAVVNNPRTLGIGLGEDTGLFIHNDIMTAVGSGLVILVDGRFIKDTNLTNINLGEPISIDNLTVHVMSMNDHYDLTTKTLTIENSQFNPIPQDK from the coding sequence ATGAAACCCGTTGGAAAATTAATTATAATCGGAGGAGCTGTAAACAAAGGAAGTTTTGCAGAAACCGATTTCGACCAGAACATTGAAAAAAACCTTAACTTTTTTGAAAGAGGAATTCTGAGAAAGATCATCAATGAATCGAAGCTTAAGGAAGATTCTGTCATCGAAATTGTAACCACAGCCTCCCAAATCCCTCAAATTGTAGGCACGGAATACAAAAAAGCTTTTGAATTTCTCGGCGCCAGAAATGTAAATATCCTTGACATTCATAACCGTGAAGAAGCTAATTCTGATGCCATGGCTGCCAGAGCTAATGCGGCAGATGTAGTCATGTTCACAGGCGGTGATCAGCTGAGGCTGACTTCTATTCTTGGTGGCACAAGATTTCATGATACTATTTTACTGAAATATCAGGAACAGGATTTTATTTATTCAGGAACTTCCGCCGGTGCTGCCGCAGCTTCTGAAAATATGATCTATCAGGGAAGCAGTTCCGAATCTCTTTTAAAAGGTGAAATAAAAACAACTCAGGGACTGGGATTAATAGACAATGTCATCATTGATACGCACTTCGTACAGCGTGGCAGAATCGGACGTCTTTTCCAGGCCGTGGTCAACAATCCGAGAACACTGGGAATAGGACTGGGTGAAGATACAGGGCTTTTTATTCACAATGATATCATGACTGCTGTAGGTTCCGGCCTTGTTATCCTGGTGGACGGAAGATTCATTAAAGATACCAATCTTACGAATATCAACCTGGGTGAGCCCATTTCAATTGACAATCTTACCGTGCATGTAATGTCTATGAATGATCATTACGATCTTACCACAAAGACACTTACAATAGAAAATTCACAGTTTAATCCGATACCGCAAGATAAATAA
- a CDS encoding YtxH domain-containing protein yields MGNKTKGLLALLGIGALAFWKYKNSTPEEQQAVKDKINNAKDNLNKWGNDIKSKANDVASQVQNKVDEAKTKAEDSLN; encoded by the coding sequence ATGGGAAATAAGACAAAAGGATTATTAGCCTTACTAGGTATCGGTGCTTTAGCATTTTGGAAATATAAAAATTCTACTCCTGAAGAACAGCAAGCTGTAAAGGATAAAATCAATAATGCTAAGGACAATTTGAACAAATGGGGAAATGATATTAAGAGCAAAGCTAATGATGTTGCATCCCAGGTTCAGAACAAAGTAGATGAAGCTAAAACAAAAGCTGAAGATTCTTTAAACTAA
- a CDS encoding HRDC domain-containing protein, whose amino-acid sequence MMKVKVLKIRLSKEFLHRDQKMLDDFLEVNEIIKVETAFVNDECYWSVILYFEEPKAAKSIVKEPKAVKYSADNDVLNSDEEKILNALKYWRSEKAKEQNLPTYFIASNKELMSVAKYKPAKKEELLEIKGFGKHKIENYGEEILEILESV is encoded by the coding sequence ATGATGAAAGTAAAAGTTCTTAAAATCAGACTTTCGAAGGAATTCCTCCATAGAGATCAAAAGATGCTTGATGATTTCCTTGAAGTGAACGAGATTATAAAAGTGGAAACCGCTTTTGTAAATGATGAATGTTATTGGTCCGTAATCCTGTATTTTGAAGAGCCGAAAGCTGCCAAAAGTATAGTGAAAGAACCAAAAGCAGTAAAGTACTCTGCAGATAATGACGTTTTAAACTCCGATGAAGAGAAAATTTTAAATGCCCTGAAATATTGGAGATCTGAGAAGGCTAAAGAACAGAATCTTCCTACTTATTTTATCGCGAGCAATAAAGAACTGATGTCTGTAGCCAAGTATAAACCTGCTAAAAAAGAAGAGCTCCTGGAGATCAAAGGTTTCGGAAAACATAAGATTGAAAACTATGGTGAAGAGATCCTTGAGATCCTCGAAAGCGTCTGA
- a CDS encoding PH domain-containing protein, which yields MSEKSRLDKIKDELEILDINPTIFARKEIHALPDVLSEDEKIVYLIEGRNKLNNNHIILVATERRLIFIDKEFMYGLKVEDFSYDKVSSIQYEKSLMLASVDIHIADNVLEIDNVGKYYAELFCEKVRDFMARPKEYFQDKSEPTVLDQLEQLGRLRESGVLTEEEFAEQKKRLLD from the coding sequence ATGAGTGAAAAATCAAGACTTGACAAAATAAAAGATGAGCTGGAAATATTAGATATTAATCCTACTATTTTTGCCAGAAAAGAAATTCATGCCTTGCCGGATGTACTTTCGGAGGATGAAAAAATTGTTTACCTGATTGAGGGAAGGAATAAGCTCAACAATAATCATATCATTTTAGTAGCCACCGAAAGAAGATTGATTTTTATAGATAAAGAATTCATGTACGGATTGAAAGTAGAAGATTTTTCTTACGATAAAGTAAGTTCCATACAGTATGAAAAATCATTAATGCTGGCTTCCGTAGATATTCACATCGCGGATAATGTTCTTGAGATAGATAATGTTGGAAAATATTATGCAGAATTATTTTGTGAAAAAGTAAGAGATTTTATGGCCCGCCCAAAAGAATATTTTCAAGATAAATCAGAGCCCACAGTTTTAGATCAGCTGGAACAGTTAGGAAGGCTTAGAGAAAGTGGGGTTTTGACTGAAGAAGAATTTGCAGAACAGAAAAAGAGATTGCTGGACTAA
- a CDS encoding isoaspartyl peptidase/L-asparaginase codes for MKIIIHGGFFSESDQSHEVKTAKQNSLKQIVQKAFEYLQTHSAFDTAAYAVSLLEDDPLYNAGIGSQIQSDGVIRMSAAIMDGQTQKLSGVINLQDVKNPIFVAKELMKEDDRVLGGNGAKIYASEHGFENFSTEIPQRRSEYEAKLHNGGKGTVGCVALDKEGKLAVATSTGGKGFEIPGRISDSATVAGNYANSVCAVSCTGVGEDIVSNATAAKIVTRTTDGMSLEQAFNKTFEELKIIDGFAGAIAIDKDGNIYHQDSYPTMVFASFDGENFQVFQ; via the coding sequence ATGAAAATCATCATCCACGGCGGTTTTTTCTCTGAAAGCGATCAGAGCCATGAAGTGAAGACTGCCAAACAAAATTCTCTGAAACAGATAGTTCAGAAAGCTTTTGAATATCTTCAGACTCATTCTGCTTTTGATACGGCAGCCTATGCTGTTTCTCTTCTGGAAGACGACCCTTTGTACAATGCCGGCATCGGTTCTCAGATACAGAGTGACGGCGTGATCCGTATGAGCGCAGCCATTATGGATGGCCAAACGCAGAAATTAAGTGGTGTAATTAATCTTCAGGATGTAAAAAACCCTATTTTCGTAGCAAAAGAGCTGATGAAAGAAGATGACAGGGTTTTGGGTGGAAATGGAGCCAAAATTTATGCATCTGAACACGGCTTTGAAAATTTTTCCACTGAAATTCCTCAGAGAAGAAGTGAATATGAGGCTAAACTTCATAACGGAGGTAAAGGAACCGTAGGCTGTGTAGCTCTTGATAAAGAAGGAAAACTTGCTGTGGCCACCTCTACAGGAGGAAAAGGTTTTGAAATCCCGGGAAGAATTTCGGATTCTGCCACAGTGGCCGGAAATTATGCCAACTCAGTATGTGCAGTAAGCTGTACGGGCGTCGGAGAAGATATTGTGAGCAATGCCACTGCAGCCAAAATCGTGACAAGAACTACTGATGGGATGAGTCTTGAACAGGCTTTTAACAAGACATTTGAAGAGCTAAAAATCATAGACGGCTTTGCAGGGGCGATTGCCATTGACAAAGACGGAAATATCTATCATCAGGATTCTTATCCTACCATGGTTTTTGCCAGTTTTGATGGTGAAAATTTTCAGGTCTTTCAATAA
- a CDS encoding GNAT family N-acetyltransferase: protein MMGISHDVIEKWLLGWSLSRKLPLPVKYKSGFKIEVGEEKQKIRYVFSELNNDFLNLSKIIHEPWIHLKVCVSPDEVKKAVPERWKIQPPGYMMSCFRPMKNPGSVLCEDYRLEYERYNSTVLLKIIAENGELACTGRVVLVDDLTVYDRIVTEEKHRRKGLATFLMHELERNALSNGIHNNFLVATKEGKALYESIGWELYSPYTSIVIPGI from the coding sequence ATGATGGGCATATCTCATGATGTTATAGAAAAATGGCTGCTAGGATGGTCCTTATCAAGAAAACTTCCTCTTCCGGTAAAATATAAGTCCGGTTTTAAAATAGAAGTAGGAGAGGAAAAGCAAAAAATAAGATATGTTTTTTCTGAACTGAATAATGATTTTCTTAATCTTTCAAAAATTATTCATGAGCCCTGGATCCATCTTAAAGTCTGTGTTTCTCCTGATGAAGTAAAAAAAGCAGTACCTGAAAGATGGAAAATACAACCACCAGGCTATATGATGTCCTGTTTCCGGCCGATGAAAAATCCAGGTTCCGTTCTGTGTGAAGACTACCGGTTAGAATATGAAAGATATAATTCGACTGTATTGCTGAAGATCATTGCTGAAAATGGTGAGCTGGCCTGTACCGGCCGTGTTGTTCTTGTGGATGATCTCACGGTTTATGATAGAATAGTAACGGAGGAAAAACACCGCAGAAAAGGTCTTGCTACTTTTTTGATGCATGAGCTTGAGAGAAATGCATTATCAAATGGTATCCATAACAATTTTTTAGTGGCGACGAAAGAAGGAAAAGCGCTTTACGAATCAATCGGATGGGAGCTTTACAGTCCTTATACATCAATCGTTATTCCCGGAATTTAA
- a CDS encoding single-stranded DNA-binding protein: MSLRNKVTLIGYTGKEVETVNFESGNVKASVSLATSDHYTNAKGEKVEETQWHNLIAFGKTAEILQKYVPKGKEIAIEGKLTYRSYDDKDGVKRYITEIRIDEILLLGGK, translated from the coding sequence ATGTCACTAAGAAACAAAGTAACATTAATTGGTTACACAGGTAAAGAAGTTGAAACAGTAAACTTCGAAAGTGGAAATGTAAAGGCAAGTGTATCTTTAGCAACGAGCGATCATTACACTAATGCAAAAGGTGAAAAGGTGGAAGAAACACAATGGCATAATCTGATTGCTTTTGGAAAAACAGCAGAAATCCTGCAGAAGTATGTACCAAAAGGAAAAGAAATTGCTATTGAAGGGAAACTTACCTACAGATCGTATGACGACAAGGATGGTGTTAAGCGGTATATTACAGAAATCAGAATCGATGAGATCCTGCTTTTAGGAGGTAAATAA
- a CDS encoding arginase family protein encodes MKKDISIFEFPFNLGLTKKEHEIEPGVKKLPDWLRKFGFHKEINPKNIFRLEAPEYAMDFDKETGVKNPYQIIEYAKKQSGLILKNFNIDTFHLILGGDCSILIGSALAFRQLGNFGLFYLDGHTDYIPPKLSPSGGVAGMDLAIVSGLGHQKLTNIDDLKPYFREEHIFCVGNAETDDDEYVGEILNSKIHYFDLENLRKNGFRKTAEDFLGMVDEKNLNGFFIHFDVDVLKDEIMPAVDSRMEDGIDYENLKEMLNPLIADERCFGLEITILDPDYDTEGLYTQPFIENLIQIINQPTKKI; translated from the coding sequence ATGAAAAAGGATATCAGCATTTTCGAGTTTCCTTTTAATCTTGGGCTTACTAAAAAAGAGCATGAGATAGAACCGGGAGTAAAAAAACTTCCTGATTGGCTCAGGAAATTTGGTTTTCATAAAGAAATCAATCCTAAAAATATTTTCAGATTGGAAGCTCCGGAATATGCAATGGATTTTGATAAAGAAACAGGAGTTAAAAATCCTTATCAGATTATTGAATATGCAAAAAAGCAATCCGGGCTTATTCTAAAGAATTTTAACATAGACACCTTTCATCTGATATTGGGTGGTGATTGCAGTATCCTGATAGGAAGTGCCCTTGCATTTAGACAGCTTGGGAATTTCGGCTTATTTTATCTTGACGGTCACACAGATTATATCCCGCCAAAGTTATCTCCCAGCGGAGGTGTTGCAGGAATGGATTTGGCAATTGTTTCAGGATTGGGCCATCAAAAACTGACTAATATTGATGATCTTAAACCCTATTTCCGGGAAGAACATATTTTCTGTGTGGGAAATGCGGAAACGGATGATGATGAATATGTAGGGGAAATTCTGAATTCTAAAATTCATTATTTTGACCTGGAAAATCTAAGGAAGAATGGCTTCAGAAAAACAGCAGAAGATTTTCTTGGAATGGTTGATGAAAAGAACCTTAATGGATTTTTTATCCATTTTGATGTAGATGTGCTGAAAGACGAAATCATGCCCGCTGTAGACAGCAGAATGGAAGACGGAATAGATTATGAAAATTTAAAAGAAATGCTGAATCCATTGATAGCCGATGAAAGATGCTTTGGGTTAGAAATCACTATTCTGGATCCTGATTATGATACAGAAGGGCTTTATACCCAACCTTTCATTGAAAATTTAATTCAGATAATAAATCAACCAACCAAAAAAATATAG
- the hisS gene encoding histidine--tRNA ligase — translation MKPSLAKGTRDFTAQEVSRRKYIINVLQNNFELFGFQPLETPSFENLSTLTGKYGEEGDRLIFKILNSGEYASKVNQEDWDHKNHQKLIPQISDKALRYDLTVPFARFVAMNHGKLTFPYKRYQIQPVWRADRPQKGRFREFYQCDADVVGSESLLQEVDLVQLYLKSFSDLKIPVTIHMNNRKILSGLAEYAGITDKLIEFTVALDKLDKIGKEGVVKELLEREISQESIDKLEFLFNQSDDALENLLQLKEKFADSEIGLKGVEELEFVLTQSMNLGVDMQNLVFNITLARGLDYYTGAIFEVKADEVAMGSIGGGGRYDNLTEVFGVKNIPGIGVSFGLDRVYLVMEELDLFPQEATTQVEYLFANFGGEGTVEALKMIMQLREKGVSAELYPENAKLNKQFTYAEKKGIKNLVFLGEEEIKSGTVTYKNLEAGEQKTVSLEEFLG, via the coding sequence ATGAAGCCAAGTTTAGCAAAAGGAACGAGAGATTTTACCGCACAGGAAGTTTCAAGAAGAAAATATATCATCAATGTTTTACAGAATAATTTTGAATTGTTCGGTTTTCAGCCATTAGAAACACCGAGTTTCGAAAATCTTTCAACACTGACAGGAAAATACGGAGAGGAAGGCGACCGGTTAATCTTTAAGATTTTAAACTCGGGAGAATATGCTTCTAAAGTAAATCAGGAAGACTGGGATCATAAGAATCATCAGAAACTAATCCCTCAAATTTCAGATAAAGCACTCCGTTATGACCTTACGGTACCTTTTGCCAGATTTGTTGCCATGAATCATGGGAAGCTTACATTTCCATATAAACGTTACCAGATTCAGCCTGTGTGGAGGGCAGACCGTCCGCAAAAAGGAAGATTCAGAGAGTTTTATCAGTGTGACGCAGATGTGGTGGGTAGCGAAAGCCTATTGCAGGAAGTTGATCTGGTTCAATTATACCTGAAATCATTTTCCGATCTTAAAATTCCTGTTACGATTCATATGAACAACCGAAAAATTCTTTCCGGTCTGGCTGAATATGCAGGTATTACAGATAAACTGATTGAATTTACTGTAGCTCTGGATAAGCTTGATAAAATAGGGAAAGAAGGAGTTGTAAAGGAATTACTGGAAAGAGAAATCTCTCAGGAATCTATTGATAAGTTGGAATTCTTGTTTAATCAGTCAGATGATGCTTTGGAAAATCTTCTTCAGTTAAAAGAGAAATTTGCAGACAGCGAAATTGGCCTGAAAGGAGTAGAGGAATTGGAATTTGTTCTTACACAATCTATGAATCTGGGAGTGGATATGCAGAATCTTGTGTTCAATATTACCCTGGCCAGAGGCCTGGATTATTATACAGGAGCTATTTTTGAAGTAAAAGCGGATGAGGTAGCCATGGGCTCTATAGGCGGCGGCGGAAGATATGATAACCTTACAGAGGTTTTTGGGGTTAAAAATATCCCGGGAATTGGAGTTTCATTTGGTTTGGACAGGGTTTATCTGGTCATGGAAGAGCTCGATCTTTTCCCTCAGGAGGCTACAACCCAGGTAGAATATCTGTTTGCTAATTTCGGAGGCGAAGGAACCGTAGAAGCTTTAAAGATGATCATGCAGCTGAGAGAAAAAGGAGTTTCTGCTGAGCTGTACCCGGAAAATGCAAAACTGAACAAACAGTTTACATATGCTGAAAAGAAAGGTATTAAAAACCTTGTTTTCCTGGGAGAAGAAGAGATCAAAAGCGGAACAGTTACCTATAAAAATCTTGAAGCCGGAGAACAAAAAACAGTTTCTTTGGAAGAGTTTTTAGGATAG
- a CDS encoding class I SAM-dependent methyltransferase, with amino-acid sequence MENYLEINKTSWNAKVDPHLNSDFYFVEDFLKGRSSLNTIELDLLGDIKNKSILHLQCHFGQDSISLSRIGADVTGIDLSDKAIEAAKELAQKCGTDTKFICSDVYSLPDILDEKFDIVYTSYGVVGWLPDLDKWAGIISHFLKPGGRLVMAEFHPAVWMFDDDFTKVAYNYFNEKPIVETYEGTYADKSADIVQQYVMWNHSLAEVLQNLIRHGIELETFQEFDWSPYPCFNHVEEFEKGKWRISKFGNKLPLVYALKGLKK; translated from the coding sequence ATGGAAAATTACCTTGAAATCAATAAAACCTCGTGGAATGCTAAAGTAGATCCGCATCTTAACTCAGATTTCTATTTTGTAGAGGATTTTTTAAAAGGAAGAAGCTCACTCAACACCATAGAACTTGATCTTTTAGGCGACATCAAAAACAAAAGTATCCTGCATTTGCAGTGTCATTTCGGACAGGATTCCATTTCCTTATCAAGAATAGGAGCTGACGTTACAGGTATAGATCTGTCGGATAAAGCTATTGAAGCAGCGAAGGAGCTTGCCCAAAAGTGTGGGACAGATACAAAATTCATCTGTTCAGATGTATACAGTCTTCCGGATATTCTGGATGAAAAATTTGATATTGTGTATACAAGCTATGGTGTTGTAGGTTGGCTTCCGGACCTGGATAAATGGGCAGGGATTATCAGTCATTTTCTGAAACCTGGCGGCCGGTTGGTGATGGCAGAATTTCATCCCGCTGTCTGGATGTTTGATGATGATTTTACTAAAGTTGCCTACAATTATTTTAATGAAAAGCCTATTGTAGAAACCTATGAAGGAACCTATGCCGATAAATCTGCAGATATCGTTCAGCAATATGTGATGTGGAATCATTCTCTAGCTGAAGTATTGCAGAACCTGATCAGGCATGGAATAGAACTGGAGACTTTCCAGGAATTTGACTGGTCACCGTATCCATGTTTTAACCATGTGGAAGAATTTGAAAAAGGAAAATGGAGAATTTCAAAATTCGGGAATAAATTGCCTTTGGTATACGCTTTAAAAGGACTTAAAAAGTAA